In the Ipomoea triloba cultivar NCNSP0323 chromosome 6, ASM357664v1 genome, one interval contains:
- the LOC116022467 gene encoding uncharacterized protein LOC116022467 has protein sequence MDRSWMYKKRNTLEYVNGVLNFVQIAEEYASKIGEKYIVCPCDCRNLKKFRGIDEIKSHLIRRGFKEGYDPWIWHGENVPFSIDDVELDVEKDKRKEDIVRTDEDNDRLDELMRDMQGDLNELPQEFETFFENSGKPLFSGCSKFTKLSSMLKLYNLKAKNRWSDKSFMELLKLLKDMLPDDNELPCSTYEAKKMLCPLSMDIERIHACPNDCILYWKQYKDLHVCPKCGASRYKRKGYDDACEKKKGAPAKVLWYLPVIPRFKRLFANLNDANNLQWHAVGRKEDGKLRHPADSPQWKNINMKFPEFGSENRNLRLGLCTDGMNPHGNMSSRHSTWPVLLTVYNLPPWLCMKRKYIMLSLLISGPKQPGNDIDVYLTPLIEDLKILWNEGVAVFDAHSQTNFTLRAMLFCTINDFPAYCNLSRYTTKGAKACPICEDETDDLWLNNSKKNVFMSHRTFLPIDHPYRKKKKVFNGKSKTRVARSPLSGDVVYERVKNIDIVFGKTSKTSQKGIWKKRSIFWELPYWEHLSVRHCLDVMHVEKNICDNIIGTLLNIPGKTKDGIKARKDMVEMGIRDQLAPQDSGKRAYLPPACYTLSKKEKTSFCSCLNVSKKEKTSFCSCLNGIKKEKTSFCSCLNGIKVPSGYSSNIKKLVSMKDFKLVGMKSHDCHVLMQHMLHVAIIGILPNHVRQTITKLCYFFNAISSKVVDPDVLDSLQADVIVTLCQFEMYFPPSFFDVMVHLTVHLVWEIKMCGPVFLRYMYPFERYMGILKGYVRNRYRPEGSIIEAYGAEEVIDFCTDYLSNVESIGVSKSRHEGRLTGKGTIGYKAILPNAKMRNQAHHLVL, from the coding sequence ATGGATCGGAGTTGGATGTATAAGAAACGTAATACACTTGAATATGTCAATGGGGTTCTAAACTTTGTACAAATTGCCGAGGAATATGCAAGTAAAATTGGTGAAAAATATATAGTGTGTCCTTGTGATTGTAGAAATCTAAAAAAGTTTCGTGGGATTGACGAAATTAAGAGTCATTTGATACGTCGTGGTTTTAAAGAAGGATATGACCCgtggatatggcatggtgagAATGTACCTTTTAGTATAGATGATGTCGAATTAGATGTAGAGAAAGATAAACGTAAAGAAGATATTGTTAGAACTGATGAAGACAATGACCGGCTAGATGAATTGATGCGTGATATGCAAGGGGATTTGAATGAACTGCCTCAAGAGTTTgaaactttttttgaaaattctggAAAACCTTTGTTTTCTGGATGTAGTAAATTTACAAAGTTATCATCAATGCTTAAATTGTATAACTTAAAAGCAAAGAATAGGTGGAGTGATAAGAGTTTCATggagttattgaaacttttaaagGACATGCTTCCTGATGATAACGAACTCCCTTGTTCAACTTATGAGGCAAAGAAAATGTTATGTCCGTTGAGTATGGACATTGAAAGGATCCATGCATGTCCAAACGATTGTATTTTGTATTGGAAACAATACAAAGACTTGCATGTGTGTCCGAAGTGTGGAGCATCGCGTTATAAACGGAAAGGATACGATGATGCAtgtgagaagaagaaaggtgCTCCTGCGAAGGTGTTGTGGTATCTACCGGTGATTCCAAGGTTCAAGCGTTTGTTTGCAAATCTAAATGATGCAAACAATTTGCAATGGCATGCTGTTGGTAGAAAAGAAGATGGAAAGTTGAGACATCCCGCCGATTCTCCTCAATGGAAGAACATTAATATGAAGTTTCCTGAATTCGGTTCCGAAAATCGAAATCTTAGGCTTGGACTATGCACAGATGGAATGAATCCTCATGGTAACATGAGCAGTCGCCATAGCACTTGGCCGGTTCTTTTAACAGtttacaatcttcctccttGGTTATGCATGAAGCGTAAATATATCATGTTATCTTTGTTAATATCTGGGCCTAAACAACCAGGAAACGACATAGATGTGTACTTGACACCGCTTATTGAAGATTTAAAGATACTGTGGAATGAAGGTGTGGCGGTGTTTGATGCTCATAGCCAAACCAACTTCACCTTGCGAGCCATGCTGTTCTGCACAATCAATGACTTCCCAGCATATTGTAACTTGTCAAGATATACTACTAAAGGGGCTAAGGCATGCCCTATTTGTGAAGATGAAACAGATGATCTTTGGCTAAACAATAGTAAGAAAAATGTGTTCATGAGTCATCGAACGTTTCTGCCTATTGACCATCCttataggaagaagaaaaaagtttttaatGGAAAATCTAAGACTAGAGTGGCTCGCTCACCATTATCAGGGGATGTCGTTTATGAAAGAGTCAAAAACATTGATATTGTGTTTggaaaaacttcaaaaacaaGTCAGAAGGGTATTTGGAAAAAGAGGTCTATATTCTGGGAGTTACCATATTGGGAGCACTTATCTGTTAGACATTGTCTTGATGTAATGCATGTAGAAAAGAATATTTGTGATAACATTATCGGGACATTGTTGAATATTCCAGGTAAGACGAAAGATGGTATAAAAGCTAGAAAAGATATGGTTGAAATGGGGATAAGGGATCAGTTAGCACCACAAGACTCGGGAAAGAGGGCATACTTACCTCCAGCTTGTTATACTCTGTCtaaaaaggagaaaacaagtttttgtAGCTGTCTGAATGTGTCtaaaaaggagaaaacaagtttttgtAGCTGTCTGAATGGTATtaaaaaggagaaaacaagtttttgtAGCTGTCTGAATGGTATTAAGGTTCCTTCCGGCTATTCatctaatattaaaaaacttGTTTCAATGAAGGACTTTAAATTGGTTGGTATGAAATCTCATGATTGCCATGTGTTAATGCAACATATGTTACATGTTGCTATTATAGGCATATTACCAAACCATGTTAGACAAACAATTACCAAGCTTTGTTACTTTTTCAATGCCATTAGTAGTAAAGTTGTTGATCCAGATGTGTTAGATTCGTTGCAAGCTGATGTCATAGTAACTTTATGCCAATTTGAAATGTATTTCCCTCCATCATTTTTTGATGTTATGGTGCATTTAACAGTTCACTTGGTGTGGGAAATTAAAATGTGTGGTCCTGTATTTTTAAGGTATATGTATCCATTTGAGAGATACATGGGAATTTTGAAAGGATATGTGAGAAATCGATACCGGCCAGAAGGGAGTATAATTGAAGCTTATGGCGCTGAAGAAGTCATTGATTTTTGTACTGATTATTTGTCTAATGTTGAGTCGATTGGTGTTTCTAAATCACGTCATGAAGGAAGACTCACAGGAAAAGGTACCATTGGGTATAAAGCTATTCTACCAAATGCAAAAATGCGAAATCAGGCTCATCATCTCGTACTATAG